The nucleotide sequence TGTTAGATAAAAAGTAAACTTcattgaaataaaaataaaaatacataatTCAAAGCAAactaataaaaatgaaaaaaaaaacatactacTCCTCCTTTTCCTCCTCGATGTACGGTAGATTTTGAGTTACAAGATGGACGACAAGATCACTTCTAAGTTAATAATACGTATTGCAATCTCCCCAAGAACTATAGCATCAAAAACGAGTTCGACGACCGGTTCCCTGATGTGGACCGGTGAGAAAGCATgtatgtcatcctttaagatcaCATTGTGCAGTATTATGCACGTATGTGTCACGCAatcttgttcaccatcatagCATGTATGGGTCTCCTAAGTATGTCACATTTTCCTTTTAGGGCACCAAAAGCCAtctccacatcttttcttgccccTTCTTACAATTTCTTGAACTTCTTGTCATTAGGATCCACGGAATATGGAAACGTTTTCACAAACGTTGACCAAGTAGGGCAGATCTCATCGGTTAGATAGTATCCATGTTTGTATATATGTCCATTCACTTGAAATGACATATAGGTGCGGTTCCAATCCGCTCGTGATTTGTTTAATGGCGGATGTAGCTTTATGAGTTTATGTATCGCCGTAAAACTCTTTTTGTACCATTCATCTAAACCCTCTTAAAACCAAGGATATTGTGCTTCCACATCACCAAGAATTTTTAGGAACAATTCTTTCGACATACGAAAACGGTAACGGAGTGTTTCATGATCATACTTTGGTTCATCAACAAAACAATCATTCGTAAGATTTTCGTTACCTTGTATGCGATCACGTTTGAAATTTTTTTTGGAACACCCGACGATGTTGTCGTGTCTCCTGCTTCGACTTCCTCAAGGTTCTCTACGAAATAAAGTAAGCTACTATCGGTTGAAAAAACGTCTTCAAAATCATTGGACGGTAAGTAAATACCCAAGTCTTCGTATGAGTGATTAGCCATTGAGAAAGAGATTGATTAAAATGAATACGGTAAAAGATTTGAGTGAGAATGAGATAGTTATTTATAAGgtaaataaagaaatcaaacaatcTATTTTAATTGTAAAACAGTTATATGTCCTGCCATGTTCTGGCGCGGCTTCAAACCCGGGCATGCCTATCAGTGGAGTGCTCCGACCACCCTTAAAATATTTAAAGTGAATTTATTAAATTAAGAttaagataaataaataaataaaaagaaataataGAGGGGCACGTGGAGTAGGTTGGGTTGTGTTTGTTGAccctttaaaatttgaaaaatggtcGCCGGTTTCTTCTTACGCTTTCCCTCAATGGAAACTCACCAACAAAACTAACAAAGTCAACCCTCcctccattctctctctctctctatacatCTCCTCCTCTTTGACCTCTTCTCATTGTCTCTACGACTTCacatctagagagagaaactgacacccagcagttgaggagagagagagagagatgtatGGGGTACATCCACCCAAAAATTCCGATGCAGCCGTCGCCGGTGATACGGCGGATGTGATCCGTACGTACCAGGCCTGGGAAGGCAGCAACGTAAGTTCTTTGACTTTATTTTGAGGTTTCTGTGATCCTTGATTTGAGTTTGGTTGGTTGGTTATCCACGTGATCTGATTGGTTAGTTGTAGCTAAATAGGTATCTTTGAATGATTATTATGAAATACTATAGATTCAGGCCTTCTTTATATTTATGCAATTTTAAATACCTAAAGTTTTAGTCTTttagatcatcatcatcatactcggtaaatcGCTAAGGTAAACAGCCTTACCCctacccgtaggaatagagaggctgcttccaccagtgagacccccggcggctcgattgtagttttgtatcaagccttggacatgaAAGCACATAGCACTCAACAATCGGAACAAAGGCCGATTTGTGCATAAATCCCCCTTGTCTTTCgtctatcaacgccaccacatgaggCATGATTAGTCATCCGCtgtttttaacgttattttcacgaaattagtaatataacgttaaaattagtgcaatttcacttttgctcCCCGAGGGTCCACAcgtatatacattatatgcgcacaCCACAAGCAAGGCGTTAATCAAGTTGTAATCTTGATTATTTAAAAATAGAGTATGGTAAAGTGGATAGCGATTCTAGTATCGAAATCTTGGTGATTAACACCGATAAATAGTTTTCATATATATACAAGAGTTAGCTGCCCTTtacgtccctgtggtttcaaaatttttgaaatgtGTCATTTCAGTCTAAAAAAACTAACCCCAGTTAAAAACTCAGTTATCacaggggtaaaatggtcattcTGAATGTGACAGACACTTTAAAAGTAAGCCATTTTacatacatttttttatttttcattttacatagatttttttaaaaatgaaaaatacaaatctatataaaatgaccattttacccctaAGCTAACTGAGTTTTTTAACTGGGGTTagttttttggactgaaatggcacgtTTCGAGAatgtcagggaggaaaatggtaCAATTTTGAAATTTAGCCTGAAATGGCATAAGtggacaaaccacaaggacgtaAATGGCACTTAACTCTATATACACTTAGATAATGGCGGTTAATAGTGGTTTTGACGCCAGTTTTAACCGTTTAAACAGTGATAATCACGGGTGCCATTAGTCACCATTAAACCTGCTAATCCTAGGTTGATAAATACATAATAATCCTAAATAATAATATACATAGTCATTGtatataaatccttaatttagttTATAAATCAACAGGATCAGCATTCAGCAGTTTACATTTTGTGCTTGTAGGAAGACTTTGATTGATTATCTCTATAATTCTGTTGTTTGTAATGTGCAGGTATTTTTCCTTGGCGGACGGTTTATATTCGGGCCGGATATACAATCAATCTTCCTGTCAATATCCCTAATAGTTGTTCCGGTTGTAATATTCTGTGTATTCGTCGGCAGGAAGTTACTTGATGATTTCAACCATCATCTCGGAATATTGGTTATGGTCATAGCAATTGTATTATCAGTttatgtaagtttttttttttttttttttttttttttttgactctCCAAGAGCTTTTGTACTTGAAAGTTTGTTAAATTACCGACTGTACATTGAGTTACAGGTTTTAACGATGCTTCTAGTAACTTCCGGAAGAGACCCAGGAATCGTTCCCCGCAACAAACGCCCTCCAGAACCAGAAGTTGTTCTGGATCAAAGCTTAGACGTTGGGCCGGGCCAAACTCCACAGTTACGTCCACCTCGCTTTAAAGAAGTAACAGTCAACGGGTTGACAGTTAAAGTCAAATACTGTGATACCTGCATGTTATATAGACCACCACGCTGTTCTCATTGTTCGATATGTGATAACTGCGTTGATCGGTTTGATCATCATTGCCCGTGGGTCGGCCAGTGTATTGGATTAGTAAGGACACATCCTTCTTTTCTTCATGaaaaaatattggatttttataatatattgatattaattttttttgtattttggtGCAGCGAAACTACAGGTTCTATTTCATGTTTGTGTCTTCAGCAACTCTGCTTTGTATCTATATCTTCGCCTTTTGTTGGGTGTATGCGATAAAGATAAAGAATAGCGAGGATACATCGATATGGGGTGCGTTAATCAAGACCCCAGCCTCGATTGTGCTAATAATTTATACGTTCATATGTGTATGGTTTGTTGGCGGTCTTACAGTCTTCCATCTTTATCTGATCAGCACAAACCAGGTGATTATAAATCCTTTATGAGACACTGTGcataggcctgtaaatgaaccgaacgttcatgaactatGCGTGAACTTGTTCAGCGGGAAAtccgtttatttaataaacgaacgaacatgaacacaatttTTTGTTCATGTAATTAAATGAGCGAACATGAACACGcgttgtgttcgttcatttatgttcgtgaatacccgtttatgttcgttcattatattcatttatgttcgtttatttacatTTGCTTATGTTTGTTTCAAATTTCAATATGAATACATgagtagttatatttatataaattttaaaCATAAAAGGAACTTTCTAAGACCACCCATACTCATTCGTTTTTTGGGCATTTTTTCGAAAACGACGCCCCACCACGCTCGGTTCTCCGCCCCCATGGGCGTTTTTATACCAAAATTTGTCCGGAGCGTTCTTAAATCAACGCTGGAGAAGAATTTGTTTGGCCAATGACAGTTAATCTCCTTTTTGTTTGGCCAATAAgattttttgatggtttttttatttaattatttaacaccccttttaacataatgccccacaatgcccacatccccactacaccccaTAATGCCCtattgctgactggactgccacatggcacaaaacgcccaagggtggggtgtcttccactacgcatggtctaactgcgtatataaatataactaattggtaattgagctttctagtaataaaaatggGATTTCCAATGGAATTTATCGTAATTaatcactaatttatataaaaaaaattactttaTGTTCGTCTATGTTTAGTCGATTTTGTTCGTATGTGTTCGTTTATATTTGTtcaattatgttcatttgtgttgtttattgtttgttaattatgttcgtttatgtttgtttgtttatgttcgtgaattGTTCgtacaaacaaacacgaacatgaccattttcttaataaacgaacatgagCAAAAAAATGTGTTCGGTCATATGTCCgtattcgtgttcggttaaagtttaatgaacaaacacgaacatgcctCTGTTCTTGTTCGTTTGGTTCATTTTCAGGATTTGCGCATGCACAAAACAAAAAAGTTCTGACAATTGGTTATCATGCAGTCTACATATGAAAACTTCCGGTACAGATATGACCGAACCGAAAATCCTTATAACAGAGGGATCATTGAGAACTTCAAGGAGGTATTTTGGCGTAGTATTCCTCCTTCCAAGAACGATTTCAGGGCAGTGGTGGAACGAGAATCAGAAACCCGAGATGGATCTTTTGGTGGCGGTTTTGTAAATTCCTATGTAGCGAAAACTCCGAGTGATATAGAAATGGGTGATTGGAAGGCTGCTCTGAATAATGGGTCGGGTGGAGTTGATCAGTATGATCAAACGGGCCATAATGATCTGCGGGGTCACCCTAGGCGGTCCAGCTGGGGGCGAAGAAGTGGAAGCTGGGATTTAACAAGTGATATTGCTTCGGTTGCATCGGCTCTTGGTGACTCGAACCGGATCGTTGGTGGAAGTAGTGACAACTTGGGGGGTCAATTGACGGGTCAAGTTAGGCGATGAGAAGTCAACTTTTATGGTAATGTTTTATCGCTGTGGTGTTTCTGTGCTGAAAAGGTTCATTGTTGTTTCAGTTGTGTATAGAATGGGGTGTATAAGCAACCCCTTCTCTCTTATATAATGCCTGTGTGAAATTTTGTTTCTTGAGATTATAGATATTAGTGTACATAGTTTTGGTCTTTTTCTTTTATGTATTAATTCTGTTTTGCTTTTCTTGTATGTTGCTTACATTAAAGATAACTTCATTTGATTGTTATATTTGTTTCAGACAGGGCATTAGCAGGAAAATGGGCCGGTTAGGTAACGacccaataagtcaataagtcactccatactgacttttccaaaaagccaataagtcaataagctgtttcaaaaagcttagccaaacatgccctaagtcAAACAAATTGgtttagttgattttttttaaGATAGAAAATTGATCATAAAAATACCAAAACAGCAAATTACAAACGGACAACAAGCTGTTGCCGCAACCCTTTTTGAATTGCAAAACCGATCATACTAAAGACGAAACGATGCTTAAGGGTCGATAAAGTTagaaaatatgtgtatctttgTTAGTTAAGTTGATAAAGTCGGAAGCAAACATAGAATCTAAAATAAATGGGTATAATTATTGTAAAAAACAATAAGACCAgacggtatgggggccggctgaggcccggcttggcccggcgccggtcccccacaccgccccccacTCCTCCGGCTCGTCCTTTCCGTCACCCAGCAGCCGCTGTTCACGGGCCTCAATTTCTCTCCTCAGACACATACAgctatatatacatacatacatatatatacatatatatatatatatatatatataaatatatataaaggggttcatcccccacccccttaGGTTCATCCCTTCAAGCCCCTCCTACATGACGGTGACATGGCAgcccatccccttggggatgaggctctccatacccactagtctaagAGGGTCGATTATAACCACACAACAAAATACTTGAAACAGAAGTCACTCTCTTtgaggagaaaaaaaaaacattttaaagtGTTAGAAATACATGATAATATTTGTAAACCAATGAGAAGACATTAAACATATCATGTATTAAAATTATGAAAATCCAAAAGCCTCATCTTTTTTACTGCATTGACTGAAAACGTTTGACTATCATCATGCTCATGTCCAAGTAACGCTGAGCGCAGTTCGAAAGGCAACTCGATTCACCGGAACTGAACTTGCTTCCAGGAGTACCAGTGATGCATTTATCCCAACATGCACTAGTCAGTTTTGCTATCATCTCATTTGCCattgctctttctttttcttgcTGCATTCATTTCAGAATCCACAAAAACAAAATTAGTATATACTAGCAGTCGCGACTTTGGCCCATTTGATACGAGTTGAATATGTTGAAAGCCACAGAAAGTTCAGTGTTATCTTATATCGTATTATTTATAACTAGTGAATTCGATCCTTTcaatttttgtataaaaaatcAACAGGACAACAAACAACTCTTACATCTAAGCACCATATGTTCTCTTTTAAATTAAATCACCGAATTTCTGATTGTGTGTCCATAACTAGACAGTGCGAAAAAACATTATTGCATCAACAATGAACAGAACAGGTAGAATCAACAGAAAAACTTCAGACGGTTTGCAACACTGGAGAACAGTCACAAGCGGATCATACACCATTCACCAATGACCAAACATCCCGACTCGAACTCTTACGAACAAATGCAAAAGAAGTTAACATCAAGGGACAGGGTATGCATATTAATTAAAACTTATAAGAAAAACCCTATATACCCTATAACCTCAGTCATTATTAATCAACTATATAGGAATACACACTACTGTAGAATTTGGTTTACACCCAACATTATTAAGGCAGAAATAAACAAACATTACATAAATTTTCATAGATTTCAAATTATAAAAGGTACTAAAACTCTACTAAAATAATCTAAATAAACTAGAACTATAAAATCACCGAGCAATACAAGATGAAGTTACTGATGATTAATTCCGATGCTTGGAAACCCTAATTATAGCCGAAACATTATCATCCTTCTTCTTCAAACTTTTCAACTATAAACTACAGTAATTACTAACTTCCACAGTCACGAATTACGTGAACTAAAACTCACATCGATGCTTATGAGTTTATCCTCATACCAGTATTCCCAAATTTGGTACATATAAGTTATAAAAATACACAAAAATCTAAACAATAATACATCGGAATAGAGCTTACGTTGATCAACTGCTGTAATTGAGGATTGTTTAATGCTGAAGGGTCCATGGAGATCGAAGGTAGAAAACAGCTACGAAGATCGACACAAGAAAGACGAAAAGTTGTgaaaaaaccctaaaaccctactACAAATGAACACGGAACCGGAACCATTGTACTTGTATTTGCAACAACAAGGCCTTGATCCATTAACAAGCCCATGTAAGTGGCCTTACAGGCCCATTATAtcgttttttttatatttatttatttaataatatttgtTACTTAATCTTAAAGTTATAAAATTGTCTCTCTATTATTGGGCTTGtaatgtttgtgttcgtttatttaactttaaccaaacacgaacatataatcgaacacatttttttgttcgtgttcgtttattaagaaatcgggtatgttcgtttatgttcgtttgtttaaagcctaaacgaacataaaaaaataactgaaaatatttgaataaacataattgaacaaacataaacgtGCACAAATGAATATAAttgaacaaatataaacaaacacaatttaacattactgatcacaaacaaacaagtttaatatattacaattcatccgaaaacacatctaaagTATGGTTCATAAATACAATACTTGATAGCTTGACATGTAAGTGACTCAAAATCTTAATCATAACATATCATGTGGTTGTGAATGACATGTAACTTAAAATAGTTccttctttatttttattttctaaaaacatatatatactCAATTTCATCTCATATTTTTTATTAAGTTAAGATGTAATGTAtaattttaaaacttaattaattGAGATTTTAAAAACATCCCACTCCTGACTAATTATGTAAGTTAACCATTCTAACCAAATAAATTTGAAGATATTAATATTCAGGGATGGGAGttgctacaaagtccatttttcctacaaagtgtaaaaagtcataaaacacaataatgttAACCATAAAATACACTCAAAACCTACAAATaccaaagtgaagattactaaaacaccatatttgtggtttttgtgttgttttttggatgataaggctttgattatcgaataactaacattagtgtgttttatgttgattatcatgttgtgttttatatacatagttctacgatggtgtgtttgaactTTTATGAACGGTTAGGGTTGGGATAATGTGTTTTTGTGATCTTCACTCA is from Helianthus annuus cultivar XRQ/B chromosome 9, HanXRQr2.0-SUNRISE, whole genome shotgun sequence and encodes:
- the LOC110879961 gene encoding probable protein S-acyltransferase 7 produces the protein MYGVHPPKNSDAAVAGDTADVIRTYQAWEGSNVFFLGGRFIFGPDIQSIFLSISLIVVPVVIFCVFVGRKLLDDFNHHLGILVMVIAIVLSVYVLTMLLVTSGRDPGIVPRNKRPPEPEVVLDQSLDVGPGQTPQLRPPRFKEVTVNGLTVKVKYCDTCMLYRPPRCSHCSICDNCVDRFDHHCPWVGQCIGLRNYRFYFMFVSSATLLCIYIFAFCWVYAIKIKNSEDTSIWGALIKTPASIVLIIYTFICVWFVGGLTVFHLYLISTNQSTYENFRYRYDRTENPYNRGIIENFKEVFWRSIPPSKNDFRAVVERESETRDGSFGGGFVNSYVAKTPSDIEMGDWKAALNNGSGGVDQYDQTGHNDLRGHPRRSSWGRRSGSWDLTSDIASVASALGDSNRIVGGSSDNLGGQLTGQVRR
- the LOC110879960 gene encoding mitochondrial import inner membrane translocase subunit TIM8, with translation MDPSALNNPQLQQLINQEKERAMANEMIAKLTSACWDKCITGTPGSKFSSGESSCLSNCAQRYLDMSMMIVKRFQSMQ